From Scytonema millei VB511283:
CGCTCCCATACTAGCTGCTAATCCAAAACAAATAGTAGCAACATCAGAGCGAATCTGCTGCATTGTGTCATAAATCGCCATACCAGCCGTGACCGAGCCGCCTGGAGAATTAATGTAAAGATGGATATCTTTTTCTGGGTCTTCAGCTTCTAAGAATAACAACTGAGCCACGATCGAATCAGCAACAGCATCATCGACTGGAGTGCCCAAAAAAACAATCCGCTCTCTGAGCAATCTAGAGTAAATATCAAAGGCACGTTCTCCCATGCCTGATTGCTCCACCACCATTGGCACGATATTGCTAGGACCCATCATAGAGTTTAGCTCTAGATGTTTGTGGCTGCTAATGAGTGGATAGTATGAGGACTGAGATACAAGCATAGATAATTGTTCCAGAAGTAGAGCCAGATGCAGTGCATTTAACTGGCGCTGAAGGCGATCGCACTTTTCACCAGTGGCTTTGCTATCTGTTGACTATTATGCCTCATGAACTAGGGGTTAGGAGTAAGGGGTAAGGGGTAAGGGAAAAGTTAAAAATCAAAAGTCAAAAGTCAAAATTTTCTTACATCCCACTCTCGACTACGCGGCTCCGATGCGGAGGATACCTCCGCCTCCACCCGCTTCCCGACTCGCCAATCACTCAGCTTCAGTTGCTTCTACTGTTATAGTTGCTTCTGATGCTTCTGGCTGGGTCGATTCTTCTATAATTTCCGCATCATCAATTTCATCTTCTTCATCGTCCTGTAAAGAGCCTTCTGGTACGAGTTCGATCGCAGAATGTTCTTCTAACCAAGCAAAAATCTTATCCGTTAGCAGTTCTTCTTGGACGACTTCTTTGAGTCTGTCTCGATCGATATCTTGACCGGAGTATTCAGCCATTAGCTCTTTGACCCGTGCTTCCACGGCAGCTGGCTCGACTTCAATCGATTCTTTTTTCGCGACTTCCTGTAGAGCTAGCGATCGCTTCAATCGATCGATCGCTTCTGGACGCGATCTCTGTCTTAGCTGCGGCACTGTATCTTTAGTAAACAGTTTCTTGACATCAATTCCTTGTCTTTGGAGCTGCATCGCCGTTTGCGTCAATAACGAATCGACTTCTTGCTCGATCATCGTCTCCGGTAAATCGGCTTCTAGATGCTCGATCAGATCGTCCAACAATGCCTGTTGCTTATTTGTCTTAGTTTTCTTTTCTGCTTCTTCGCGAAAACGAGTTTCTAGCGTCGAGCGCAATTCTGCTAAAGTCTCAAATTCACTAATTTCTTGAGCAAAATCGTCATTCAGCTCTGGCAACTCTTTCTCTTTTAACTCCTTCACCGTTACCGTAAACTTTGCTGGCTTGCCTGCTATTTCTTGCTGAGGATATCCTTCGGGAAACTGCGCCGATATTTCCTTTGTTTCCCCTGGACTCATACCAACAATGCCATCTACAAAGCCTTCAATAAATCTTCCTGGTGATAGCTCTGTTTCAAAATCCGTGGCTGAGGCTCCTTCGATCTCCTGTGGTTCTTCGCCTTCTGCTTCCGGTACGAGATAGCCCTTGAAGTCTATAATGACCACATCTCCCATTTGCGCCGCCCGTCCTTCTACAGGAATTAAGGTAGCTCGTTCCTGGCGATTTTCTTCTAAAACTTTTTCTACCCTTTCTGGGTCATATTTAACTTCCTCTGCCTTAACTTGTAAGCCGCTGTACTGCTTCAACTCAATTTCCGGCAGTACGTCCACCGCCGCAGAGAAAGTCAGGGGTTTTCCTGGCTCGAACGCACCAATCAAATCCTCAAAAGAGGAACGCAACTGAGGTTGACCGATCGCTTCTATTTCTGCTTGCTTAATGGCTTCCGTAATGCCACTTTGAATTAACTCTTCTAATGCTGCTGCCTTGATCCGCGTTGTCCCTAGCCGTTGCAACAAGATTTGGCGCGGCACTTTACCTTTACGGAACCCAGGAATATTGGCGGCGCGGGTGAAGTTTTGAATTACCTGCTCGTAACTCTGTTGAGACTTGTCGGCGGGAATTTCTATTTCCAGACCAATTTGACTGGCGGGAAGCTTTTCCTGGGTGACTTTCATTTTGATAGAGGATATGTAACTGATTGTTTTTTACCTGCTGAAGTACCACACTAGCACTAGTTCTACTCCGATCGCCTAATGCCATAAATTAGCGGCTGTGACCGACATTGCTTGCCTTGAGTGAGGACGATTTAAAGCGTTTTAGCTTTTCTGTTTGCTTGGCTCTCGACTTGCTCGGACAAATAACTGCTTTGAGGTCTAGTTGCTAGACGTAACTAGTCATCTATAGACTATACTGCTGGAACACCTGTTATGAACTGAATGCATTCTCCTCAATTTTCTGATAAGATGCCAGCTTATATGTGATGATAATTGTTAAAATCATTGGAACTTTTTGCGACCATCCACTCCAAGCCGCCAGCGATCGGCGAAAGCCGAAGGTTAACTGAATTGTTAAAATTACTTAAGTAGGGAGATAGAAAACGGCAGACAAGAGGCACAATAGTGAATCCTTAAATCTATAGATAGACTTTTTATCTTTTTCGTTCTAACAACACAATTATTTAAGTTCATCGTCATTGAATCCCGAACGTTAATGGGTTGCGATCGCCAAGGCTAATTTGAATTTTTTAAAACTTTAAAGTATAACCTCAAACTTTTAAGAAAACTCGTTTCAGTTTATTGCAATATTAGGAGGCAGAAATTTTGAGCAAATCCTATTCAGTTGCCATCTTGGGGGCAACGGGAGCTGTTGGAACAGAATTAATAAGTTTACTAGAAGAACGCCACTTTCCTGTCGCCCAATTGCGGCTACTCGCATCGCCTCGTAGCGCTGGTACAACCATGACATTTGCGGGAGAAAATATTCCGGTAGAGCCAGCGAGCGAGCGCTCCTTCGACAACATAGATATTGTCCTAGCTTCGGCTGGTGGTTCTACTTCTAAGGCATATGCTACCAAAGCCGTAGCAGCAGGAGCTGTTTTTATCGACAATTCCAGCGCCTTTCGGATGCACCCAGACGTTCCCCTCGTCATCCCAGAAGTAAATCCCCAAGCAGCAGCTACCCACAAAGGGATTATTGCCAATCCCAACTGCACCACTATTTTGATGAACGTTGCTGTTTATCCCCTCCATCAAGTCAGTCCGGTCAAACGGATCGTTGCCGCGACCTATCAATCAGCGAGCGGTGCTGGTGCTAGGGCAATGGAAGAAGTCAAAGCTCAAGCTCAAGCGATTTTAGCAGGCAATACCCCCACAACTGAGATCTTCCCCTACCCGCTGGCGTTTAATCTCTTCCCTCACAACACCCCGTTAAACGATCGAGGGTACTGTGAGGAAGAAATGAAAATGGTGAACGAAACCCGCAAGATTTTTGCCGAACCGCAGTTGCAAATTACGGCAACCTGCGTGCGGGTTCCCGTACTCAGAGCGCATTCGGAAGCGATTAATCTAGAATTCGAGCAGTCTTTAAGCGTTGCCGAAGCAAGGGAAATTTTGTCTCAAGCTCCCGGCGTGCGTGTAGTCGAAGACTTCGCTGCTAACTATTTTCCCATGCCCATCGATGCCTCCGGTCGCGATGAGGTACTCGTAGGTCGCATTCGTCAGGATATTTCCCATCCCCGTGGCTTAGAACTATGGCTGTGTGGCGACCAAATCCGTAAAGGTGCGGCTTTGAATGCCGTGCAAATTGCCGAATTATTGGTAGCCAAAGACCTACTTCAGCCCTCCGAAGTAGCAGTAGTGTAGGCAGATTGAGTGCAAGCAGATTTTTACAGTTCTTACAGCTGAGCGCTTTGGCAAAGAATGCCAACAGCTAAAAATTAGGAGTCAAGCGTGGTAGATTTTGGCAGAGTCGTGACCGCAATGGTCACGCCATTTCAAGCAGACGGGAGCGTAAATTATGCAGTTGCAGAGCAACTAGCGGCGCATCTAGTGGCACAAGGAAGCGATGCCCTAGTTGTCTGTGGTACGACGGGAGAGTCTCCCACTTTGAGTTGGGACGAGGAATACCAACTATTTCAAGTCGTCATTAAAGCTGTTGCAGGTAAGGCGCTAGTCATTGCGGGAACGGGTTCTAATTCTACTCAAGAAGCGATCGCAGCTACCCAAAAAGCGGCTAAAATAGGAGTACATGGTTCTTTACAAGTAGTCCCCTACTACAATAAACCCCCGCAAGCAGGGTTGTTTAAGCATTTCCAGGCGATCGCGCAAGCATGTCCCGATCTGCCAATGGTGTTGTATAATATTCCCGGTCGCACGGGTCAGAATCTCTTGCCGCAAACAGTGGCTCGGTTGTCAGCAATAGATAACATTGTCGGAATTAAAGAAGCGACAGGTAGCCTCGACCAAGCTAGTGAAATTAGTCGCATGACACCGCCAGAATTTAAAATCTACTCTGGTGATGATTCCCTCACATTACCTTTACTGGCGATCGGTGGTTATGGTGTTATTAGCGTGGCAAGTCATTTAGTTGGTAAGCAGCTACAACAAATGATTCAAGTCTTTGCCGCAGGACAAGTTCAAACGGCAACTCAAATTCACCTTCAACTACTCCCTCTATTCAAAAGTCTGTTCCTGTCAACAAATCCCATTCCCGTAAAAGCAGCCCTCAGACTTCAAGGCTGGGATGTAGGTTCAACTCGTCTACCGTTAGAAGACGACCAAAATGGATTAGCACAGAAACTCAAGCCAGTACTAGCAGAGTTAAACCTGATACAGGTATAGAGCTTTCAGACAACTGAATAATTCGTGCAAGATACTTCCAAGTCGTTATCGCGATCGCCCGGATTGAAAATAATTGCCCTTAATGACAACTTTTATCTATCGCAAAACCACCTGACTTTGTTTTATCTAACTCAAACAACAAACGTGAATCTAAAAAAACAACTGTAAATTAAGGATACAAATGAGTAACAACGGAACGACAGCCGCCGTCAAAATTATTCCCCTTGGCGGTTTACACGAAATTGGCAAAAACACTTGCGTTTTTGAATACAACGATGAAATTTTTCTCCTCGATGCAGGGTTGGCATTTCCTACCGACGAAATGCACGGGGTAAACATCGTTCTGCCAGATGTCACGTACTTACGTGAAAATCGGCATAAGATTAAGGGCATGATCGTCACCCACGGTCATGAAGATCATATTGGTGGCATTGCCTTTCATTTAAAGCAATTTGATATTCCGGTAATTTACGGTCCCCGCTTGGCAATGGCAATGCTAGAGGGGAAACTAGAAGAAGCAGGAGTCCGCGATCGCACGGAGTTAAGATCGGTACGTCCCCGCGAACTCGTCCGTATTGGTTCCTCTTTTATTGTTGAATTTATCCGCAACACCCACTCAATCGCTGATAGCTTCACCGTCGCCATTCACACCCCCCTTGGCTTAATTATCCACACGGGGGATTTTAAATTCGACCATACTCCAGTTGATGGCGAACATTACGACATTCAACGGTTGGCAGAACATGGAGAAAAAGGCGTATTGTGCCTAGTCAGTGATTCTACTAATTCCGAAGTTCCAGGGCATACACCTTCAGAACGATCGGTCTATCCCAACTTAGACCGTATTTTTATGCAAGCTAAGGGCAGAGTCCTCGTCACCACCTTTGCTTCCTCCGTACACCGGATCAACATGATTCTAGAATTGGCGCAAAAACACAATCGCGTCGTTTCAGTTGTCGGGCGATCGATGTTAAACGTCATTGCTCACGCTCGAAATCTAGGCTACATCAAATGTCCAGATAACCTGTTGCAGCCGCTACACGCCATTCGCCAACTTCCTGAAGAAAATGTTTTGATTCTCACCACTGGTTCTCAAGGCGAACCGATGTCAGCGATGACGAGAATTTCTCGCGGCGCACATCCCCATCTCAAAATCCGCGAGGGAGATACAGTTGTATTTTCAGCGAACCCGATCCCAGGTAATACGATCGCTGTAGTCAACACGATCGATCGCTTGATGATGCAGGGTGCTAAAGTTATCTACGGTCGAGAACAGGGCATTCACGTTTCTGGACATGGTTGCCAAGAAGACCAAAAATTAATGATTGCCTTAACTCGTCCCAAGTTTTTCTTACCCGTGCATGGCGAACATCGGATGCTAGTGAAGCACTCTCAAACAGCCCAAAGCATGGGAATTCCGGCTGAGAATATGGTCATCATCCAAAATGGTGACGTAGTAGGACTATCAACAGAGGAAATTAAGGTAGTTGGGAAAGTGCCGGCGGGGATCGAACTAGTCGATACCTCTGGTTCTGGTATTGTCAGCGGTAAAGTCTTGCAAGAACGCCAGCAAATGGCAGCAGATGGCATCGTTACCATCGCTGCTGCGATCGATTGGAATGGGAAGTTAATGACTAAGCCGGACATTCACCTACGGGGCGTAGTCACCACGATTAACCGCGATTTGCTGCAAAAGTGGGTACAAGAACAGATCGAGCAAATATTAAGCGATCGCTGGACGGATTTTGCTCGATCTTTTGACGGACAAGAAGTTGATATTGATTGGGCGGGATTGCAGGTACAGCTAGAAAAAGACTTACAACGGGCAATTCGACGCGAGTTACAATGTCAACCCACTGTCACCCTACTCATGCCTATCCCTGAAGAACCTGTCAAGGCAGCTGACGGTAGAAGACGGCGACGCACTACTGCGGCACCAGTCGCGTCATGAACAGTGACCAGTTAACAGTTAACAGTTATCAGTGACAGATAGGGTTCCTATCTAGATAGAAATAGATAGCTCATCACACAAAATTCCCCCAATTCTCCTTTAAAAGGCAGTTTTGGGGGATTTTATGTTGCCAGCGATCGGTGTAGAGATCTGACATGTCACATCGCTCTGGAGTGACTTAGCAACCAACAACCGTCAACTATCAACCCTCAACCCTCAACTCTCCATCAACTATAAAGAAAATCTAACGAAATTAGCTTGACAAATCGTCAAACATCGGTAAATATACGGAAGCTGCTTTTAATTATTTCTTTATTATTTTAAAAATTTCCGTATTGTTGCTCATACATCGCGCAGGAATTTTAGGCAGAATCAAAGCGATTCCTATTAGAGAGGTGGAACAAAAATTGTGTTTGAAACTACAAATAATAAATTTGTACTTTTGAATACAAAATCGAGATAGATGTGGTTCGTGCATCGCTTGAATGTTTGTTCTACATGCACTTCCAGTCAAATTCGCTAAACTTCACTAAAGTTTTATATAGGTCAAATTTCAAAAAAATCTCTCTATTCACCTACCAATTCTGCCAAATCGTTAGTTAACGTGGGGTAGTGATAAAGAGGTTCCTGAATTGAGAGAAAATCCACCAAAAATTTTTAATTGATTTAGGAAACATTATTCCGGTAAAGATCGTTGAGACATTGTATGTGTTCTATAGCAAGCTCAAGTTGCTTCATACAGTAAGAGGAGTGAATCATGAACGCTTCCCCATATACACCCCAAGACATTGCCCTAGCCAGTTGGATCTGGATCGACCAAACTCAACAGTCTCTAGAAATACCCATTGCAGCTAGTCCGTTACAGCAACCCAAACAG
This genomic window contains:
- the clpP gene encoding ATP-dependent Clp endopeptidase proteolytic subunit ClpP, whose product is MLVSQSSYYPLISSHKHLELNSMMGPSNIVPMVVEQSGMGERAFDIYSRLLRERIVFLGTPVDDAVADSIVAQLLFLEAEDPEKDIHLYINSPGGSVTAGMAIYDTMQQIRSDVATICFGLAASMGAFLLAAGAAGKRMSLPSARIMIHQPLGGAQGQAVDIEIQAKEILYHKRRLNEILAYHTGKPLERIEADTERDFFMSAAEAKDYGLIDQTISKQNLPKAGEAVTSVK
- the tig gene encoding trigger factor, which gives rise to MKVTQEKLPASQIGLEIEIPADKSQQSYEQVIQNFTRAANIPGFRKGKVPRQILLQRLGTTRIKAAALEELIQSGITEAIKQAEIEAIGQPQLRSSFEDLIGAFEPGKPLTFSAAVDVLPEIELKQYSGLQVKAEEVKYDPERVEKVLEENRQERATLIPVEGRAAQMGDVVIIDFKGYLVPEAEGEEPQEIEGASATDFETELSPGRFIEGFVDGIVGMSPGETKEISAQFPEGYPQQEIAGKPAKFTVTVKELKEKELPELNDDFAQEISEFETLAELRSTLETRFREEAEKKTKTNKQQALLDDLIEHLEADLPETMIEQEVDSLLTQTAMQLQRQGIDVKKLFTKDTVPQLRQRSRPEAIDRLKRSLALQEVAKKESIEVEPAAVEARVKELMAEYSGQDIDRDRLKEVVQEELLTDKIFAWLEEHSAIELVPEGSLQDDEEDEIDDAEIIEESTQPEASEATITVEATEAE
- a CDS encoding aspartate-semialdehyde dehydrogenase, which codes for MSKSYSVAILGATGAVGTELISLLEERHFPVAQLRLLASPRSAGTTMTFAGENIPVEPASERSFDNIDIVLASAGGSTSKAYATKAVAAGAVFIDNSSAFRMHPDVPLVIPEVNPQAAATHKGIIANPNCTTILMNVAVYPLHQVSPVKRIVAATYQSASGAGARAMEEVKAQAQAILAGNTPTTEIFPYPLAFNLFPHNTPLNDRGYCEEEMKMVNETRKIFAEPQLQITATCVRVPVLRAHSEAINLEFEQSLSVAEAREILSQAPGVRVVEDFAANYFPMPIDASGRDEVLVGRIRQDISHPRGLELWLCGDQIRKGAALNAVQIAELLVAKDLLQPSEVAVV
- the dapA gene encoding 4-hydroxy-tetrahydrodipicolinate synthase → MVDFGRVVTAMVTPFQADGSVNYAVAEQLAAHLVAQGSDALVVCGTTGESPTLSWDEEYQLFQVVIKAVAGKALVIAGTGSNSTQEAIAATQKAAKIGVHGSLQVVPYYNKPPQAGLFKHFQAIAQACPDLPMVLYNIPGRTGQNLLPQTVARLSAIDNIVGIKEATGSLDQASEISRMTPPEFKIYSGDDSLTLPLLAIGGYGVISVASHLVGKQLQQMIQVFAAGQVQTATQIHLQLLPLFKSLFLSTNPIPVKAALRLQGWDVGSTRLPLEDDQNGLAQKLKPVLAELNLIQV
- a CDS encoding ribonuclease J; translation: MSNNGTTAAVKIIPLGGLHEIGKNTCVFEYNDEIFLLDAGLAFPTDEMHGVNIVLPDVTYLRENRHKIKGMIVTHGHEDHIGGIAFHLKQFDIPVIYGPRLAMAMLEGKLEEAGVRDRTELRSVRPRELVRIGSSFIVEFIRNTHSIADSFTVAIHTPLGLIIHTGDFKFDHTPVDGEHYDIQRLAEHGEKGVLCLVSDSTNSEVPGHTPSERSVYPNLDRIFMQAKGRVLVTTFASSVHRINMILELAQKHNRVVSVVGRSMLNVIAHARNLGYIKCPDNLLQPLHAIRQLPEENVLILTTGSQGEPMSAMTRISRGAHPHLKIREGDTVVFSANPIPGNTIAVVNTIDRLMMQGAKVIYGREQGIHVSGHGCQEDQKLMIALTRPKFFLPVHGEHRMLVKHSQTAQSMGIPAENMVIIQNGDVVGLSTEEIKVVGKVPAGIELVDTSGSGIVSGKVLQERQQMAADGIVTIAAAIDWNGKLMTKPDIHLRGVVTTINRDLLQKWVQEQIEQILSDRWTDFARSFDGQEVDIDWAGLQVQLEKDLQRAIRRELQCQPTVTLLMPIPEEPVKAADGRRRRRTTAAPVAS